The genomic segment CCCGCCCGACCGTGATATGGAATGGACCGATGCCGGTATCGCCGGAGCCTGGCGCTTCACTCAACGCCTTTGGCGGCAGGCGAACGAGGCGATAGAGACCTTACCGCCCGTCGAGACCGCAAAGCCTGCCAGCTTCAGCGATCAAGGGATTGCGCTCAGGCGCCGGGCGCACCGTGCCGTGCGGGATGTGTCCGAAGATGTCGAACAGTTCCGCTTCAACAAGGCGGTCGCGCGGGTCTATGAATTGTCAAACGACTTGCAGAGCTTTAAACCCGGCGCCGATTCGGACGCCTGGGTGCTGCGCGAGACGCTTGAGATCCTGACCCGTTTGATCGGCCCCATGATGCCGCATTTGGCAGAAGAATTGTGGCAGCGCCTCGGGCGAGAGGGTTTGCTGGCAAACCAGGCCTGGCCGGAACCGGAGTCCGACCTGTTGCATGAAAACGAAGTTACCGTTGCAATTCAGGTTAATGGTAAGCTCAAGGCCACGATCCTTTTGCCTAAGGACTGCGACAAGGGTCTGGCGGAAAAAACCGCACTGAGTGCCGATGGTGTTGTGCGGGCATTGGAGGGCAAGGCGCCGAGGAAAGTCATCGTGGTGCCCAACAGGGTGGTGAATGTTGTTGTCTGAGAAAACTGGGCCGAGGAGTTTGGTTAAGCGATCCAGGCGTGGTGCGATCCTGACGATAGGGGCGCTCGCCGCGCTCCCGCTTTTGTCGGCTTGCGGTTTCACGCCGCTCCACGCCAAGCGTGGCTCAGACGGATCCAGCGTCAACGACCGTCTGGCATCAGTGGGCATAGATCCGCTGAGCGACCGCAACGGCCAAATGCTGCACAATTTCCTGCGCGATCGCATTAATCCTCAGGGACAACCCGGCGACCCCGAGTACATCCTGCGCGTCGATCTGCGTGAATCGACTCAAGAGCTAGCCCTGCGGAAAGACGAAACGGCCCGTCGCGCCAACCTGATCGTCCGCGCTCGCTTTGCCCTCTATGACAAATCCGGACGCAATGTCATTTACCGCGGGAACAGCCAAGCAACCAGCGGCTACAGCATTCTGGCCCTAGAGGAAGAGTATGGCACCCTCGTGGCCGAGCGTGATGCTCGACGGCGGGCGCTCACGGTTGTCGCCGACGAAATTTCCCAACGCTTGGCAGTGTTCCTGTCACGCGACGAGGGGTGATAGTAACCCCGGACGGAAAGTAATCGGAAGGCAATCATGAAGATCGATGCCCGCTCTGCCGACCGATTTGCCGCAAAACCTTACCCGGATATCCGCGCGGTCCTTGTCTACGGCCCCGATGATGGCTTGGTCAAAGAACGAGCGGACACGCTGACGGCGAGTGTCGTTGAAGACCCTCGTGACCCGTTCCGAGTCGCCGAGTTGAGTGTTGGAGCTCTCAAGGACGATCCCGCGCGTCTGATCGACGAAGTCGCCGCCATGGCCTTTGGCGGCGGCCGCCGGGTTGTCCGGCTGCGCAGTTCGGAGGACTCCCTGGCGCCGCTTTTTGCGTCCTTCCTGGCCGACCCCCCCGGTGGCGATACTCTAGTGGTCTTGGAAGCCGGTGACCTGCCGCCAAGATCCAAGCTGCGCGGGCTCTTCGAAAAGGAGAAATCAAGCGCTGCCTTGCCGTGCTACCGGGACGAGGAAGGCACGCTGGAATCCTTGATCCGCGAGACCTTCGCGCAGGCGGGTTATCGCGCGACCCCGGAGGCCATTGCTTTCCTCCGCGATCATTTGGGAACCAATCGCCTTATGACCCGTCAGGAACTTGAAAAGCTGATGCTTTACAAGGGTCCCGTTGAAGATGGGCATTCCAGCATTGATATGGATGATGTCCTCGCCTGCGTCGGAGACAGCGCCCACCTGACACTTGATGATCTGAGCTTCGCTGTTGGCGACGGTGACTTGGCTCAGGTCGAAAGGTCGCTTACCAAAGCCTTTGCCGAAGGTCTGCATGCAGTGCCTTTGTTGCGCGCCGTGTCCGGGCATTTCATTCGCCTCCAGACCGCGCGGGGCCATCTTGATCAGGGACAGTCATCCGATCAGGCCGTTGCGAAACTTCGGCCGCCGGTTTTTTTCAAAACGAAAGACCGGTTCAAACGGCAGCTCGGCCGCTGGGGCGCCGTGGCCCTGGGAACCGCGATCAACCGGCTGTTAGATGCGGAGATGGACTGTAAGAGGACCGGCGCTCCCTCCGAGATGATCACTTCGCGCGCGTTGTTTGAACTGACGGCGCGCGCACCGAAATCGAGAGGCGGTCGCGGCTGAGGCTCACCACACACCGATCGCAGAACGGTGCCGTGGCCCGCAGAACCGGCGACCGGCCTTCACCCGTAAGTGATTGGCCGGTGATGAGACGCTGGCCTTACATTGACGGCATGAGAACAGTACGCACCACCGCCGACCCCACCATGACCACCAGACTTCTCGCCGTTTGGGTTTTCACTCTTGTTCTAGGCGCGTATCTGCTTGGCGGAGGGCATCCGGTAAACGCAGCGGATCCGGCCGCGAAAACACCCGTTGTCGTCGAG from the Limibacillus halophilus genome contains:
- the holA gene encoding DNA polymerase III subunit delta; translation: MKIDARSADRFAAKPYPDIRAVLVYGPDDGLVKERADTLTASVVEDPRDPFRVAELSVGALKDDPARLIDEVAAMAFGGGRRVVRLRSSEDSLAPLFASFLADPPGGDTLVVLEAGDLPPRSKLRGLFEKEKSSAALPCYRDEEGTLESLIRETFAQAGYRATPEAIAFLRDHLGTNRLMTRQELEKLMLYKGPVEDGHSSIDMDDVLACVGDSAHLTLDDLSFAVGDGDLAQVERSLTKAFAEGLHAVPLLRAVSGHFIRLQTARGHLDQGQSSDQAVAKLRPPVFFKTKDRFKRQLGRWGAVALGTAINRLLDAEMDCKRTGAPSEMITSRALFELTARAPKSRGGRG
- the lptE gene encoding LPS assembly lipoprotein LptE, which gives rise to MVKRSRRGAILTIGALAALPLLSACGFTPLHAKRGSDGSSVNDRLASVGIDPLSDRNGQMLHNFLRDRINPQGQPGDPEYILRVDLRESTQELALRKDETARRANLIVRARFALYDKSGRNVIYRGNSQATSGYSILALEEEYGTLVAERDARRRALTVVADEISQRLAVFLSRDEG